Within the Maribacter sp. BPC-D8 genome, the region TTTTTATGGTAGATGTAGAGACTGGTGTAACCGGTATGGATGAAGATGTAGCTAAGTTATTAAGACGTGTTAAAAAACCAGTTTTTTTAGCGGTCAATAAAGTAGATAATGCTAAAAGAGCAGAAGATGCTGTTGAGTTTTATTCATTAGGTCTTGGTGAATTCTATACATTATCCAGTATAAATGGTGGTGGTACAGGTGAGTTACTAGATGATTTGGTGGATAAGTTACCAGACGTAATTGAAGAAAAAAGTGAATTACCAAGATTTGCCGTTGTTGGTAGGCCTAACGCAGGTAAGTCATCTTTTATAAATGCGCTTATCGGTGAAGATCGATATATTGTAACTGATATAGCTGGTACAACGAGAGATAGTATTGATACCAAGTATAATAGATTCGGATTTGAATTTAACCTGGTAGATACCGCTGGTATTCGTCGTAAGGCTAAGGTTAAGGAAGATTTAGAATTTTATTCAGTAATGCGTTCCGTAAGGGCAATTGAACATTGCGATGTTTGTATTTTGTTATTAGATGCAACAAGAGGTTTTGATGGTCAGGTAGAGAATATCTTCTGGCTAGCTCAACGTAACCATAAAGGGATTGTTATTCTTGTTAATAAATGGGATTTGGTTGATGACAAAGAAACCAATACTATAAAGCATTACACTGAGAAAATTAAAAAAGCTATTGAGCCATTTACAGATGTGCCAATACTTTTTGTTTCTGTACTTACTAAACAACGTATTTTTAAAGCAATTGAAACCGCTGTTGAGGTGTACAATAATCGTAATAAAAAGATTATTACCCGTAAGTTCAATGAAACGATGTTGCCAATAATAGAACATTATCCGCCGCCAGCTTATAAAGGTAAATTCGTTAAAATTAAATTCTGTACACAATTACCAACTCCGTATCCGCAGTTTGCGTTCTTTTGTAACCTGCCACAATATGTACGAGAGCCTTACAAGCGTTATTTAGAAAATAAGATACGTGAGGAGTATGATTTCACTGGGGTGCCGATTACGGTATTTATGAGAAAGAAATAGAATTTTATATTCTAATCTTCCAATTATAGAAAATAAAAAAATGATCAAATATTTTGCGAAGCAGAATTATTTGGTCATTTTTTTTTTTTTTTGAGTTTTAATTAACCAAAAACGTAATCCTTCCCTTGGGATGGTATAAAGGGGTGGGAGCTGTGATGATGAATATTGTAACAAATTTACAACCTAGGACCCACCCCTAGCCCCTCCCAAGAGGGGAAC harbors:
- the der gene encoding ribosome biogenesis GTPase Der; amino-acid sequence: MGAIVAIVGRPNVGKSTFFNRLIQRREAIVDAVSGVTRDRHYGKSDWNGKEFSIIDTGGYVVGSDDVFEKEIDKQVELAIEEADAIIFMVDVETGVTGMDEDVAKLLRRVKKPVFLAVNKVDNAKRAEDAVEFYSLGLGEFYTLSSINGGGTGELLDDLVDKLPDVIEEKSELPRFAVVGRPNAGKSSFINALIGEDRYIVTDIAGTTRDSIDTKYNRFGFEFNLVDTAGIRRKAKVKEDLEFYSVMRSVRAIEHCDVCILLLDATRGFDGQVENIFWLAQRNHKGIVILVNKWDLVDDKETNTIKHYTEKIKKAIEPFTDVPILFVSVLTKQRIFKAIETAVEVYNNRNKKIITRKFNETMLPIIEHYPPPAYKGKFVKIKFCTQLPTPYPQFAFFCNLPQYVREPYKRYLENKIREEYDFTGVPITVFMRKK